From a single Leclercia sp. AS011 genomic region:
- the bhsA gene encoding multiple stress resistance protein BhsA — MKNVKTLIAAAVLSSLSFASFAAVQVQSTPADQQKVGTISANAGTNLGSLENQLAQKADEMGAKSFRITSVTGPNNLHGTAVIYK, encoded by the coding sequence ATGAAAAACGTAAAAACACTGATCGCCGCTGCCGTACTAAGCTCACTGTCATTCGCCAGCTTCGCCGCTGTACAGGTTCAGTCTACCCCTGCGGATCAACAAAAAGTGGGGACCATCTCCGCGAACGCCGGGACTAACCTGGGCTCTCTGGAAAACCAGTTAGCGCAAAAAGCGGATGAAATGGGTGCGAAATCTTTCCGTATCACCTCCGTTACCGGCCCGAACAACCTGCACGGTACTGCGGTGATCTACAAATAA
- a CDS encoding glycine zipper 2TM domain-containing protein — MNKSMVAGIGIGVAAALGVAAVASLNVFERGPQYAQVVSATPIKETVKTPRQECRNVTVTHRRPVQDENRIAGSVLGAVAGGVIGHQFGGGRGKDVATVVGALGGGYAGNQAQGALQERDTYTSTQQRCKTVYDKSEKMLGYDVTYKIGDQQGKIRMDKDPGTQIPLNSDGQLVLNNKA; from the coding sequence ATGAATAAATCCATGGTGGCAGGTATAGGGATTGGCGTAGCTGCCGCATTAGGCGTGGCGGCAGTTGCCAGTCTCAATGTCTTTGAACGTGGCCCACAGTATGCGCAGGTCGTTTCGGCGACACCGATTAAAGAGACGGTAAAAACGCCGCGTCAGGAGTGTCGTAACGTGACCGTTACGCACCGTCGTCCGGTGCAGGATGAAAACCGTATTGCCGGTTCGGTGCTGGGTGCGGTGGCCGGCGGTGTGATTGGCCATCAGTTTGGTGGCGGACGCGGTAAAGATGTTGCCACGGTCGTGGGCGCGCTGGGTGGCGGCTATGCCGGTAACCAGGCGCAAGGTGCCCTGCAGGAGCGCGATACCTACACCTCGACGCAGCAGCGTTGTAAGACGGTGTATGACAAATCAGAAAAAATGCTCGGCTACGATGTGACCTACAAAATTGGCGATCAGCAGGGCAAAATCCGCATGGATAAAGATCCCGGCACACAAATTCCGCTGAACAGTGATGGTCAGCTGGTACTTAATAACAAAGCATAA
- the ldtC gene encoding L,D-transpeptidase LdtC, producing MMTTSRFTRWISVVALLSTLALALPAQANTWPLPPAGSGLVGENRFHVVENDGGSLEAIAKKYNVGFLALLQANPGVDPYVPRAGSVLTIPLQTLLPDAPREGIVINLAELRLYYYPPGKNEVTVYPIGIGQLGGDTLTPTMVTTVSDKRANPTWTPTANIRARYKAQGIDLPAVVPAGPENPMGHHAIRLAAYGGVYLLHGTNADFGIGMRVSSGCIRLRDNDIETLFRVIQPGTKVNIMNTPIKVSEEPGGVRLVEVHQPLSKQLNDDPQTLPIVLNAALQGFKAQSDETVMERAMEARSGMPVDVTRHSETQAL from the coding sequence ATGATGACGACTTCGCGTTTTACCCGTTGGATATCGGTAGTTGCGCTGCTTTCGACCCTGGCGCTGGCCCTGCCCGCACAGGCCAATACCTGGCCCCTGCCCCCTGCGGGCAGCGGTCTCGTGGGCGAGAACCGTTTTCATGTTGTTGAAAATGACGGCGGCTCGCTGGAAGCGATTGCCAAAAAATATAACGTTGGCTTTCTGGCGCTGCTGCAGGCAAACCCCGGCGTGGATCCCTATGTTCCCCGCGCGGGTAGCGTGCTGACAATCCCGCTGCAAACCCTGCTCCCGGATGCACCGCGGGAAGGGATTGTGATTAACCTGGCCGAACTACGTCTCTACTATTACCCGCCGGGGAAAAATGAGGTTACGGTCTATCCGATCGGTATTGGGCAACTGGGAGGCGATACCCTGACGCCAACCATGGTCACTACCGTGTCGGACAAACGCGCCAACCCCACCTGGACGCCGACCGCCAATATCCGCGCCCGCTATAAAGCCCAGGGTATCGATCTGCCCGCGGTGGTGCCTGCCGGACCGGAAAACCCAATGGGTCACCATGCGATCCGCCTTGCGGCCTACGGCGGGGTCTATCTGCTGCACGGTACCAACGCCGATTTCGGGATAGGCATGCGCGTCAGCTCCGGCTGTATTCGCCTGCGGGATAATGACATCGAGACGCTGTTCCGCGTCATTCAGCCCGGCACCAAAGTGAATATCATGAACACGCCGATCAAGGTGTCAGAGGAGCCCGGCGGCGTGCGGCTGGTGGAGGTGCATCAGCCTCTGTCGAAGCAGCTGAATGACGATCCGCAGACCCTGCCGATTGTCCTGAATGCCGCCCTGCAGGGCTTCAAAGCCCAGTCAGACGAAACGGTGATGGAGCGTGCAATGGAAGCCCGCTCGGGGATGCCGGTGGATGTCACCCGACATTCGGAAACTCAGGCGCTATAA
- a CDS encoding NAD(P)/FAD-dependent oxidoreductase, with protein sequence MTTPLKKIVIVGGGAGGLELATQLGKKLGRGKKAKVTLVDRNHSHLWKPLLHEVATGSLDEGVDALSYLAHARNHGFQFQLGSVMDINRESKTITLAELRDEKGELLVPERKLAYDTLVMALGSTSNDFNTPGVKEHCIFLDNPHQARRFHQEMLNLFLKYSNNLGASGKVNIAIVGGGATGVELSAELHNAVKQLHSYGYKGLTNEALNVTLVEAGERILPALPPRISGAAHSELTKLGVRVLTQTMVTSADAHGLNTKDGEHIDADLMVWAAGIKAPDFMKEIGGLETNRINQLVVEPTLQTTRDPDIYAIGDCASCARPEGGFVPPRAQAAHQMASLALYNILAQAKGKALKNYVYKDHGSLVSLSNFSTVGSLMGNLMRGSMMVEGRIARFVYISLYRMHQVALHGYFKTGLMMVVGSINRVIRPRLKLH encoded by the coding sequence TTGACTACGCCATTGAAAAAGATAGTGATTGTGGGTGGTGGTGCTGGCGGTCTGGAACTGGCTACACAGCTGGGAAAGAAGCTCGGACGCGGTAAAAAAGCCAAAGTTACGCTCGTCGATCGCAATCACAGCCACCTGTGGAAACCGCTGCTGCACGAAGTGGCAACTGGTTCTCTGGATGAGGGCGTTGACGCGCTGAGCTATCTGGCACATGCGCGCAACCACGGTTTCCAGTTCCAGCTGGGCTCGGTAATGGATATCAACCGTGAAAGCAAAACCATTACTCTGGCCGAGCTGCGCGACGAGAAGGGCGAACTGCTGGTGCCGGAGCGCAAGCTGGCCTATGACACGCTGGTAATGGCGCTGGGCAGCACCTCTAACGACTTCAATACTCCGGGCGTCAAAGAGCACTGCATCTTCCTCGACAACCCGCACCAGGCGCGTCGTTTCCATCAGGAGATGCTGAACCTGTTCCTGAAATACTCCAATAACCTCGGCGCAAGTGGCAAGGTGAACATCGCCATCGTCGGTGGCGGCGCGACCGGCGTTGAGCTCTCTGCTGAGCTGCACAATGCGGTGAAACAGCTGCACAGCTACGGCTACAAAGGGTTAACCAACGAGGCGCTGAACGTGACGCTGGTGGAAGCGGGCGAACGTATTCTGCCTGCGCTGCCGCCGCGTATCTCCGGCGCAGCCCACAGCGAGCTGACCAAACTGGGCGTGCGCGTTCTGACCCAGACTATGGTGACCAGCGCCGATGCACATGGCCTGAACACCAAAGATGGTGAACACATTGATGCCGACCTGATGGTCTGGGCGGCAGGGATTAAAGCGCCTGATTTCATGAAAGAGATCGGCGGCCTGGAAACCAACCGTATTAACCAGCTGGTGGTGGAGCCGACGCTGCAAACCACCCGCGATCCGGACATCTACGCCATTGGCGACTGCGCCTCCTGCGCGCGTCCGGAAGGCGGATTTGTGCCACCGCGTGCTCAGGCCGCGCACCAGATGGCCAGCCTGGCGCTGTATAACATCCTGGCGCAGGCTAAAGGCAAGGCCCTGAAGAACTATGTCTACAAAGATCACGGTTCTCTGGTGTCGCTCTCTAACTTCTCCACCGTCGGCAGCCTGATGGGTAACCTGATGCGCGGCTCGATGATGGTAGAAGGGCGTATTGCGCGCTTCGTCTACATCTCCCTGTACCGTATGCACCAGGTTGCGCTGCACGGTTACTTTAAAACCGGGCTGATGATGGTGGTGGGCAGTATCAACCGCGTCATCCGACCGCGTCTGAAACTGCACTAA
- the lolC gene encoding lipoprotein-releasing ABC transporter permease subunit LolC — MYQPVALFIGLRYMRGRAADRFGRFVSWLSTIGITLGVMALVTVLSVMNGFERELQNNILGLMPQAILSSSSGSVDPQKLPESAVKLQGVSRVAPITSGDVVLQSARSVAVGVMLGIDPAQKDPLTPYLVNVKQSDLAPGQYNVILGEQLAGQLGVNRGDQLRVMVPSASQFTPMGRLPSQRLFNVIGTFAANSEVDGYQMLVNIQDASRLMRYPLGNITGWRLWLNEPLKVDVLSQQTLPEGTKWQDWRERKGELFQAVRMEKNMMGLLLSLIVAVAAFNIITSLGLMVMEKQGEVAILQTQGLTPRQIMAVFMVQGASAGIVGALLGAVLGTLLASQLNNLMPIIGALLDGAALPVAIEPLQVVGIALVAMVIALLSTLYPSWRAAATQPAEALRYE, encoded by the coding sequence ATGTACCAACCTGTCGCACTTTTCATAGGCTTACGTTATATGCGTGGGCGCGCCGCGGACCGTTTCGGTCGCTTTGTCTCCTGGCTTTCTACCATTGGCATTACGCTTGGCGTGATGGCGCTGGTGACGGTGTTGTCCGTCATGAACGGCTTCGAGCGCGAGCTGCAAAATAACATTCTGGGGCTGATGCCGCAGGCCATTCTCTCATCCAGCAGTGGGTCAGTCGATCCGCAGAAGCTGCCAGAAAGCGCCGTTAAGCTGCAGGGCGTCAGCCGCGTGGCACCCATCACCTCCGGTGACGTGGTGTTGCAGAGCGCGCGCAGCGTAGCGGTTGGGGTCATGCTCGGTATCGACCCGGCGCAAAAAGATCCCCTGACGCCGTATCTGGTCAACGTCAAACAGAGCGATCTGGCCCCCGGCCAGTACAACGTCATTCTCGGCGAGCAGCTTGCCGGCCAGCTCGGCGTTAACCGCGGCGATCAGCTGCGGGTGATGGTTCCTTCCGCCAGCCAGTTCACGCCGATGGGGCGTCTACCCAGCCAGCGCCTGTTTAACGTTATCGGTACCTTCGCCGCCAACAGCGAAGTGGACGGCTACCAGATGCTGGTCAATATCCAGGACGCATCGCGCCTGATGCGCTATCCGCTCGGCAATATCACCGGCTGGCGTCTGTGGCTCAACGAGCCGCTAAAGGTGGATGTTCTGAGCCAGCAAACCCTGCCGGAAGGCACCAAATGGCAGGACTGGCGCGAGCGTAAGGGCGAGCTGTTCCAGGCCGTACGCATGGAAAAGAACATGATGGGCCTGCTGCTGAGCCTGATTGTGGCGGTCGCCGCGTTTAACATTATTACCTCGCTTGGCCTGATGGTGATGGAGAAGCAGGGCGAAGTGGCGATCCTGCAAACTCAGGGCCTCACGCCGCGGCAGATCATGGCGGTATTTATGGTCCAGGGTGCCAGCGCCGGGATTGTCGGCGCGCTGCTGGGGGCGGTACTCGGTACCCTGCTCGCAAGCCAGCTGAACAACCTGATGCCGATTATCGGCGCGTTACTCGACGGCGCGGCGCTGCCGGTCGCCATTGAGCCGCTGCAGGTCGTGGGTATCGCCCTGGTGGCGATGGTCATTGCCTTACTCTCCACGCTTTATCCTTCATGGCGCGCTGCCGCCACCCAACCCGCTGAGGCTTTACGTTATGAATAA
- a CDS encoding TetR/AcrR family transcriptional regulator: MTTDHTSCAKKSRGRPKVFDREAALDKAMTLFWQHGYEATSLADLVAATGAKAPTLYAEFTNKEGLFRAVLDRYISRFAARHEAQLFCEEKRVEEALKDYFTAVATCFTSKDTPAGCFMINTSATLAASSEEIAHTVKSRHAMQEETLCRFLEQRQQRGEIPAQCDPHKLAQYLSCILQGMSISAREGASLEKLQTITQITLRLWPELLKA; this comes from the coding sequence ATGACAACCGATCATACGAGTTGCGCGAAAAAAAGCCGTGGCCGACCAAAAGTGTTCGACAGGGAAGCGGCGCTGGATAAGGCCATGACGCTGTTCTGGCAGCACGGGTATGAAGCAACATCGCTGGCCGACCTGGTCGCAGCGACGGGAGCCAAAGCGCCTACGCTGTATGCAGAATTTACCAATAAAGAGGGGCTGTTCCGCGCGGTGCTGGATCGCTATATCAGCCGTTTCGCCGCCCGCCATGAAGCGCAGCTGTTCTGCGAAGAGAAGCGTGTTGAAGAGGCATTGAAAGACTACTTCACCGCGGTGGCGACCTGCTTTACCAGCAAAGATACCCCCGCGGGCTGTTTTATGATTAATACCTCAGCGACGCTGGCGGCCTCATCGGAAGAGATTGCCCACACGGTTAAGTCTCGCCATGCGATGCAGGAGGAGACGCTGTGCCGGTTTTTAGAGCAGCGCCAGCAGCGCGGTGAGATCCCCGCTCAGTGCGATCCGCACAAACTGGCCCAGTATCTGAGCTGCATTCTGCAGGGGATGTCGATCAGCGCCCGGGAAGGTGCCAGCCTGGAAAAACTGCAAACTATCACGCAAATCACTTTGCGCCTGTGGCCTGAACTTCTGAAAGCCTGA
- the mfd gene encoding transcription-repair coupling factor — translation MPEQYRFSLPGKAGDQRQLGELTGAACATLVAEIAERHQGPVVLVAPDMQNALRLHDEIRQFTDQLVTSLADWETLPYDSFSPHQEIISSRLSTLYQLPTMQRGVLIVPVNTLMQRVCPHSYLHGHALVMKKGQRLSRDALRVQLDSAGYRHVDQVMEHGEYATRGALLDLFPMGSALPYRLDFFDDEIDSLRLFDTDTQRTLEEVEAINLLPAHEFPTDKTAIELFRSQWRDKFEVKRDAEHIYQQVSKGTLPTGIEYWQPLFFSEPLPALFSYFPANTLVLNTGDLEASANRFESETRARFENRGVDPMRPLLEPELLWLRTDELFSELKRWPRMQLKTDSLPDKAANTNLAYQPLPDLAVQAQNKSPLDNLRKFLEAFTGPVIFSVESEGRREALGELLSRIKVAPKRILRLDEASGTGRYLMIGAAEHGFIDKLNNLALICESDLLGERVARRRQDSRRTINPDTLIRNLAELHPGQPIVHLEHGVGRYAGMTTLEAGGIKGEYLMLMYANDAKLYVPVSSLHLISRYAGGAEENAPLHKLGGDAWARARQKAAEKVRDVAAELLDIYAQRAAKSGYAFKHDKEQYQLFCDSFPFETTPDQAQAINAVLSDMCQPLAMDRLVCGDVGFGKTEVAMRATFLAIENNKQVAVLVPTTLLAQQHYDNFRDRFANWPVRIEMLSRFRSAKEQAQILEQASEGKIDILIGTHKLLQSDVKWKDLGLLIVDEEHRFGVRHKERIKAMRADVDILTLTATPIPRTLNMAMSGMRDLSIIATPPARRLAVKTFVREYDNLVVREAILREVLRGGQVYYLYNDVENIQKAADRLAELVPEGRIAIGHGQMRERELERVMNDFHHQRFNVLVCTTIIETGIDIPTANTIIIERADHFGLAQLHQLRGRVGRSHHQAYAWLMTPHPKAMTTDAQKRLEAIASLEDLGAGFALATHDLEIRGAGELLGEDQSGSMETIGFQLYMELLENAVDALKAGREPSLEDLTSQQTEVELRMPALLPDDFIPDVNTRLSFYKRIASAKDEASLDEIKVELIDRFGLLPDAARNLLDIARLRQQAQKLGIRKLEGNDKGGMIEFAEKNHVDPMWLIGLLQKQPQHYRLDGPTRLKFTQDLAERKTRMEWVRNFMRQLEENAVA, via the coding sequence ATGCCAGAACAATATCGTTTTTCCCTGCCCGGCAAAGCGGGCGACCAACGCCAGTTGGGTGAACTGACCGGGGCAGCCTGCGCCACGCTGGTTGCGGAAATTGCAGAGCGCCATCAGGGACCGGTGGTGCTGGTCGCCCCGGATATGCAAAACGCCCTGCGCCTGCATGATGAGATCCGCCAGTTTACCGATCAGCTGGTCACCAGTCTTGCCGACTGGGAGACCCTGCCTTACGACAGCTTCTCCCCGCACCAGGAGATTATCTCCTCGCGCCTCTCCACGCTCTATCAGTTGCCCACCATGCAGCGCGGCGTGCTGATTGTGCCGGTGAATACCCTGATGCAGCGCGTCTGCCCGCACAGCTATCTGCACGGGCATGCGCTGGTGATGAAAAAGGGGCAGCGCCTGTCGCGGGATGCCCTGCGCGTCCAGCTTGATAGCGCAGGCTATCGCCATGTAGATCAGGTCATGGAGCACGGGGAGTACGCCACGCGCGGGGCCCTGCTCGACCTCTTCCCGATGGGCAGCGCGCTGCCGTATCGCCTGGATTTCTTCGATGACGAAATTGACAGCCTGCGCCTGTTTGACACCGATACCCAGCGCACGCTGGAGGAAGTGGAGGCCATCAACCTGCTGCCGGCGCACGAGTTCCCGACCGACAAAACCGCCATCGAGCTGTTCCGCAGCCAGTGGCGGGATAAGTTTGAGGTCAAGCGCGATGCCGAGCATATCTATCAGCAGGTAAGTAAAGGCACGCTGCCAACGGGCATCGAATACTGGCAGCCGCTGTTCTTCAGCGAACCGCTGCCCGCCCTGTTCAGCTATTTCCCGGCCAATACCCTGGTGCTGAACACCGGCGATCTGGAGGCCAGCGCCAACCGCTTTGAGAGCGAAACCCGCGCGCGCTTTGAGAACCGCGGCGTGGATCCCATGCGCCCGCTGCTGGAGCCTGAGCTGCTGTGGCTGCGCACCGACGAGCTGTTCAGCGAGCTGAAACGCTGGCCGCGCATGCAGCTCAAAACCGACAGCCTGCCGGACAAAGCCGCCAATACCAATCTGGCGTATCAACCGCTGCCGGATCTTGCCGTGCAGGCGCAGAATAAATCCCCGCTGGATAACCTGCGTAAATTCCTTGAGGCCTTTACCGGGCCGGTGATCTTCTCGGTCGAGAGCGAAGGCCGACGTGAGGCGCTGGGCGAGCTGCTCAGCCGCATCAAAGTGGCGCCGAAACGGATCCTGCGTCTGGACGAGGCCAGCGGCACCGGACGCTATCTGATGATCGGCGCGGCCGAACATGGCTTTATTGATAAGCTCAATAATCTGGCGCTGATCTGCGAAAGCGATCTGCTGGGTGAGCGCGTGGCGCGCCGTCGTCAGGACAGCCGCCGCACCATTAACCCGGACACGCTGATCCGCAACCTGGCGGAGCTGCATCCCGGCCAGCCGATTGTCCATCTCGAACATGGCGTGGGCCGTTACGCAGGGATGACCACCCTCGAGGCTGGCGGCATCAAGGGCGAGTATCTGATGCTGATGTATGCCAACGACGCCAAACTCTATGTGCCGGTCTCCTCCCTGCACCTGATCAGCCGCTATGCGGGCGGTGCCGAAGAGAATGCGCCGCTGCATAAGCTCGGCGGCGACGCCTGGGCGCGGGCGCGGCAGAAAGCGGCAGAAAAAGTGCGCGACGTGGCGGCGGAGCTGCTGGATATTTACGCCCAGCGCGCGGCCAAGTCCGGCTACGCCTTTAAACACGATAAAGAGCAGTACCAGCTATTCTGCGACAGCTTCCCGTTTGAAACTACCCCGGACCAGGCCCAGGCGATCAATGCCGTGCTCAGCGACATGTGCCAGCCGCTGGCGATGGACCGGCTGGTGTGCGGCGACGTGGGCTTCGGCAAAACCGAAGTGGCCATGCGCGCCACCTTCCTCGCGATCGAGAACAACAAGCAGGTGGCGGTGCTGGTGCCAACGACCTTGCTGGCCCAGCAGCATTACGATAACTTCCGCGACCGCTTTGCCAACTGGCCGGTACGCATTGAGATGCTGTCGCGTTTTCGCAGCGCCAAAGAGCAGGCGCAGATCCTGGAGCAGGCCAGCGAGGGCAAAATCGATATTCTGATCGGCACCCATAAGCTGTTACAGAGCGACGTGAAGTGGAAAGACCTGGGGCTGTTGATTGTCGACGAAGAGCACCGCTTTGGCGTGCGTCATAAAGAGCGGATCAAAGCGATGCGCGCCGATGTCGATATCCTGACCCTCACCGCCACGCCGATCCCGCGCACATTGAACATGGCGATGAGCGGCATGCGCGATCTGTCGATTATCGCCACCCCACCGGCACGTCGTCTGGCAGTGAAAACCTTTGTCCGGGAATACGATAACCTGGTGGTGCGCGAGGCGATCCTGCGTGAAGTCCTGCGCGGCGGCCAGGTCTATTACCTCTACAACGACGTGGAGAATATTCAGAAAGCGGCCGACCGGCTGGCGGAGCTGGTGCCGGAGGGGCGGATCGCTATTGGCCATGGTCAAATGCGCGAGCGCGAGCTGGAACGGGTGATGAATGATTTCCACCACCAGCGCTTTAACGTACTGGTCTGCACCACCATCATCGAAACCGGGATCGACATTCCTACCGCCAATACCATCATCATTGAGCGGGCGGATCACTTCGGTCTGGCCCAGCTCCACCAGCTGCGCGGCCGCGTCGGACGTTCGCACCATCAGGCCTATGCCTGGCTGATGACCCCGCACCCGAAAGCGATGACTACCGATGCGCAAAAACGCCTCGAAGCCATCGCCTCGCTGGAAGATCTGGGAGCGGGCTTTGCGCTGGCGACGCACGACCTCGAGATCCGCGGCGCGGGCGAGCTGCTGGGTGAAGATCAGAGCGGCTCAATGGAGACCATCGGGTTCCAGCTGTATATGGAGCTGCTGGAAAATGCCGTCGATGCCCTGAAGGCAGGGCGCGAGCCGTCGCTGGAAGATCTCACCAGCCAGCAAACGGAGGTGGAGCTGCGGATGCCGGCCCTGCTGCCGGATGACTTTATCCCGGACGTGAATACCCGTCTGTCGTTCTACAAACGCATTGCCAGCGCCAAAGACGAAGCCAGCCTGGATGAAATCAAAGTGGAGCTGATTGACCGCTTTGGTTTACTGCCGGATGCGGCGCGCAACCTGCTGGATATCGCCCGCTTACGCCAGCAGGCGCAGAAGCTGGGGATCCGCAAGCTGGAGGGGAATGACAAAGGCGGCATGATTGAGTTTGCCGAGAAGAACCATGTCGATCCGATGTGGCTGATTGGCCTGCTGCAGAAACAGCCTCAGCACTACCGCCTGGACGGCCCGACGCGTCTGAAATTCACCCAGGACCTGGCGGAACGCAAAACCCGCATGGAATGGGTACGTAACTTTATGCGACAGCTGGAAGAGAACGCCGTCGCCTGA